Proteins encoded in a region of the Phacochoerus africanus isolate WHEZ1 chromosome 8, ROS_Pafr_v1, whole genome shotgun sequence genome:
- the DMPK gene encoding myotonin-protein kinase isoform X2, translating to MSAEVRLRRLQQLVLDPGFLGLEPLLDLLLGVHQELGASDLAQEKYVADFLQWVDPIAARLKEARLQRDDFEILKVIGRGAFSEVAVVKMKQTGQVYAMKIMNKWDMLKRGEVSCFREERDVLVNGDQRWITQLHFAFQDENYLYLVMEYYVGGDLLTLLSKFGERIPAEMARFYLAEIVMAIDSVHRLGYVHRDIKPDNILLDRCGHIRLADFGSCLKLRADGTVRSLVAVGTPDYLSPEILQAVGGGPGTGSYGPECDWWALGVFAYEMFYGQTPFYADSTAETYGKIVHYKEHLSLPLADAGVPEEARDLIQQLLCPREMRLGRNGAGDFQKHPFFFGLDWDSLRDSVPPFTPDFDGATDTCNFDVVEDGLTAMETLSDIGEGMPLGVHLPFVGYSYSCMALRDEEILGSTPMELEVEPLPEPLQEPSLEPTVPGSEETAEVAVPEAILEPVAEAEVTLRELQEALEEEVLSRQSLSQELEAIRLANQNFASQLQEAQARNRDLEAHVRQLQERMELLQAEGAAAVTGLPSPRAMDPPSHMAPRPWLWASARWWGQAPCTAATCCSLPGSLGLAYGRRVPCSCSPLLWLVPPPWAALGWWPAPAISPQSDPAREPPSPPEP from the exons ATGTCAGCCGAGGTGCGGCTGAGGCGGCTTCAGCAGCTGGTGCTGGACCCCGGCTTCCTGGGGCTGGAGCCCCTGCTCGACCTTCTCCTGGGTGTCCACCAGGAGTTGGGCGCCTCCGACCTGGCCCAGGAGAAGTATGTGGCCGACTTCTTGCAGTGGG TGGATCCCATTGCGGCGAGGCTTAAGGAAGCCCGACTGCAGAGGGATGACTTCGAGATTCTGAAGGTGATCGGACGCGGGGCGTTCAGCGAG GTAGCGGTGGTGAAGATGAAGCAGACGGGCCAGGTGTACGCCATGAAGATCATGAATAAGTGGGACATGCTGAAGAGAGGCGAG GTGTCGTGCTTCCGCGAAGAGAGGGATGTGTTGGTGAACGGGGACCAGCGCTGGATCACGCAGCTGCATTTCGCCTTCCAGGACGAGAACTACCTG TACCTGGTCATGGAGTACTACGTGGGCGGGGACCTGCTAACGCTGCTGAGCAAGTTTGGGGAGCGGATCCCGGCCGAGATGGCACGCTTCTACCTGGCCGAGATTGTCATGGCCATAGACTCGGTACACCGGCTGGGCTACGTGCACAG GGACATCAAACCAGACAACATACTGCTGGACCGCTGCGGTCACATCCGCTTGGCGGACTTCGGCTCCTGCCTCAAGTTGCGGGCAGATGGAACG GTGCGGTCCCTGGTGGCGGTGGGCACCCCGGACTACTTGTCTCCCGAGATCCTGCAGGCCGTGGGCGGCGGGCCGGGGACTGGCAGCTACGGGCCCGAGTGTGACTGGTGGGCGCTGGGCGTGTTCGCCTATGAAATGTTCTACGGGCAGACGCCCTTCTACGCCGACTCCACGGCTGAGACCTATGGCAAGATCGTGCACTACAAG GAGCACCTGTCTCTACCGCTGGCAGATGCAGGGGTCCCTGAGGAGGCTCGCGACCTCATCCAGCAGCTGCTGTGTCCGCGGGAGATGCGCCTGGGCCGGAATGGAGCAGGCGATTTCCAGAagcatcctttcttttttggccttgaCTGGGACAGCCTCCGAGACAGCGTGCCTCCCTTTACACCAGATTTTGACGGTGCCACGGACACGTGCAACTTTGATGTGGTGGAAGACGGGCTCACTGCCATG GAGACGCTGTCAGATATTGGGGAAGGCATGCCCCTGGGGGTCCACCTGCCTTTCGTGGGCTACTCCTACTCCTGCATGGCCCTCAG GGATGAGGAGATCCTGGGCTCCACGCCCATGGAACTGGAGGTCGAGCCGTTGCCTGAGCCATTGCAAGAGCCCAGCCTGGAACCCACAGTGCCTGGATCAGAGGAAACA GCTGAAGTGGCAGTTCCGGAGGCCATTCTGGAGCCTGTGGCAGAGGCCGAGGTGACGCTTCGGGAGCTCCAAGAGGCCTTGGAGGAGGAGGTGCTTAGCCGGCAGAGCTTGAGCCAGGAGCTAGAGGCCATCCGTTTGGCCAACCAGAACTTCGCCAG TCAACTCCAGGAGGCCCAGGCCCGGAACCGAGACCTGGAGGCGCACGTTCGGCAGCTGCAGGAGCGGATGGAGTTGCTTCAGGCCGAGGGAGCCGCAG ctGTCACGGGGCTCCCCAGTCCCCGGGCCATGGATCCACCTTCCCAT ATGGCCCCCCGGCCGTGGCTCTGGGCCAGTGCCCGCTGGTGGGGCCAGGCCCCATGCACCGCCGCCACCTGCTGCTCCCTGCCAGG GTCCCTAGGCCTGGCCTACGGGAGGCGCGTTCCTTGCTCCTGTTCGCCGCTGCTCTGGCTGGTGCCACCGCCCTGGGCTGCACTGGGTTGGTGGCCTGCGCCGGCCATCTCGCCGCAGTCTGACCCCGCCCGGGAGCCACCTTCGCCGCCTGAACCGTAG
- the DMPK gene encoding myotonin-protein kinase isoform X1 encodes MSAEVRLRRLQQLVLDPGFLGLEPLLDLLLGVHQELGASDLAQEKYVADFLQWVDPIAARLKEARLQRDDFEILKVIGRGAFSEVAVVKMKQTGQVYAMKIMNKWDMLKRGEVSCFREERDVLVNGDQRWITQLHFAFQDENYLYLVMEYYVGGDLLTLLSKFGERIPAEMARFYLAEIVMAIDSVHRLGYVHRDIKPDNILLDRCGHIRLADFGSCLKLRADGTVRSLVAVGTPDYLSPEILQAVGGGPGTGSYGPECDWWALGVFAYEMFYGQTPFYADSTAETYGKIVHYKEHLSLPLADAGVPEEARDLIQQLLCPREMRLGRNGAGDFQKHPFFFGLDWDSLRDSVPPFTPDFDGATDTCNFDVVEDGLTAMVSGGGETLSDIGEGMPLGVHLPFVGYSYSCMALRDEEILGSTPMELEVEPLPEPLQEPSLEPTVPGSEETAEVAVPEAILEPVAEAEVTLRELQEALEEEVLSRQSLSQELEAIRLANQNFASQLQEAQARNRDLEAHVRQLQERMELLQAEGAAAVTGLPSPRAMDPPSHMAPRPWLWASARWWGQAPCTAATCCSLPGSLGLAYGRRVPCSCSPLLWLVPPPWAALGWWPAPAISPQSDPAREPPSPPEP; translated from the exons ATGTCAGCCGAGGTGCGGCTGAGGCGGCTTCAGCAGCTGGTGCTGGACCCCGGCTTCCTGGGGCTGGAGCCCCTGCTCGACCTTCTCCTGGGTGTCCACCAGGAGTTGGGCGCCTCCGACCTGGCCCAGGAGAAGTATGTGGCCGACTTCTTGCAGTGGG TGGATCCCATTGCGGCGAGGCTTAAGGAAGCCCGACTGCAGAGGGATGACTTCGAGATTCTGAAGGTGATCGGACGCGGGGCGTTCAGCGAG GTAGCGGTGGTGAAGATGAAGCAGACGGGCCAGGTGTACGCCATGAAGATCATGAATAAGTGGGACATGCTGAAGAGAGGCGAG GTGTCGTGCTTCCGCGAAGAGAGGGATGTGTTGGTGAACGGGGACCAGCGCTGGATCACGCAGCTGCATTTCGCCTTCCAGGACGAGAACTACCTG TACCTGGTCATGGAGTACTACGTGGGCGGGGACCTGCTAACGCTGCTGAGCAAGTTTGGGGAGCGGATCCCGGCCGAGATGGCACGCTTCTACCTGGCCGAGATTGTCATGGCCATAGACTCGGTACACCGGCTGGGCTACGTGCACAG GGACATCAAACCAGACAACATACTGCTGGACCGCTGCGGTCACATCCGCTTGGCGGACTTCGGCTCCTGCCTCAAGTTGCGGGCAGATGGAACG GTGCGGTCCCTGGTGGCGGTGGGCACCCCGGACTACTTGTCTCCCGAGATCCTGCAGGCCGTGGGCGGCGGGCCGGGGACTGGCAGCTACGGGCCCGAGTGTGACTGGTGGGCGCTGGGCGTGTTCGCCTATGAAATGTTCTACGGGCAGACGCCCTTCTACGCCGACTCCACGGCTGAGACCTATGGCAAGATCGTGCACTACAAG GAGCACCTGTCTCTACCGCTGGCAGATGCAGGGGTCCCTGAGGAGGCTCGCGACCTCATCCAGCAGCTGCTGTGTCCGCGGGAGATGCGCCTGGGCCGGAATGGAGCAGGCGATTTCCAGAagcatcctttcttttttggccttgaCTGGGACAGCCTCCGAGACAGCGTGCCTCCCTTTACACCAGATTTTGACGGTGCCACGGACACGTGCAACTTTGATGTGGTGGAAGACGGGCTCACTGCCATGGTGAGCGGGGGCGGG GAGACGCTGTCAGATATTGGGGAAGGCATGCCCCTGGGGGTCCACCTGCCTTTCGTGGGCTACTCCTACTCCTGCATGGCCCTCAG GGATGAGGAGATCCTGGGCTCCACGCCCATGGAACTGGAGGTCGAGCCGTTGCCTGAGCCATTGCAAGAGCCCAGCCTGGAACCCACAGTGCCTGGATCAGAGGAAACA GCTGAAGTGGCAGTTCCGGAGGCCATTCTGGAGCCTGTGGCAGAGGCCGAGGTGACGCTTCGGGAGCTCCAAGAGGCCTTGGAGGAGGAGGTGCTTAGCCGGCAGAGCTTGAGCCAGGAGCTAGAGGCCATCCGTTTGGCCAACCAGAACTTCGCCAG TCAACTCCAGGAGGCCCAGGCCCGGAACCGAGACCTGGAGGCGCACGTTCGGCAGCTGCAGGAGCGGATGGAGTTGCTTCAGGCCGAGGGAGCCGCAG ctGTCACGGGGCTCCCCAGTCCCCGGGCCATGGATCCACCTTCCCAT ATGGCCCCCCGGCCGTGGCTCTGGGCCAGTGCCCGCTGGTGGGGCCAGGCCCCATGCACCGCCGCCACCTGCTGCTCCCTGCCAGG GTCCCTAGGCCTGGCCTACGGGAGGCGCGTTCCTTGCTCCTGTTCGCCGCTGCTCTGGCTGGTGCCACCGCCCTGGGCTGCACTGGGTTGGTGGCCTGCGCCGGCCATCTCGCCGCAGTCTGACCCCGCCCGGGAGCCACCTTCGCCGCCTGAACCGTAG
- the DMPK gene encoding myotonin-protein kinase isoform X3, whose translation MSAEVRLRRLQQLVLDPGFLGLEPLLDLLLGVHQELGASDLAQEKYVADFLQWVDPIAARLKEARLQRDDFEILKVIGRGAFSEVAVVKMKQTGQVYAMKIMNKWDMLKRGEVSCFREERDVLVNGDQRWITQLHFAFQDENYLYLVMEYYVGGDLLTLLSKFGERIPAEMARFYLAEIVMAIDSVHRLGYVHRDIKPDNILLDRCGHIRLADFGSCLKLRADGTVRSLVAVGTPDYLSPEILQAVGGGPGTGSYGPECDWWALGVFAYEMFYGQTPFYADSTAETYGKIVHYKEHLSLPLADAGVPEEARDLIQQLLCPREMRLGRNGAGDFQKHPFFFGLDWDSLRDSVPPFTPDFDGATDTCNFDVVEDGLTAMVSGGGETLSDIGEGMPLGVHLPFVGYSYSCMALRDEEILGSTPMELEVEPLPEPLQEPSLEPTVPGSEETAEVAVPEAILEPVAEAEVTLRELQEALEEEVLSRQSLSQELEAIRLANQNFASQLQEAQARNRDLEAHVRQLQERMELLQAEGAAAVTGLPSPRAMDPPSHLDGPPAVALGQCPLVGPGPMHRRHLLLPARVPRPGLREARSLLLFAAALAGATALGCTGLVACAGHLAAV comes from the exons ATGTCAGCCGAGGTGCGGCTGAGGCGGCTTCAGCAGCTGGTGCTGGACCCCGGCTTCCTGGGGCTGGAGCCCCTGCTCGACCTTCTCCTGGGTGTCCACCAGGAGTTGGGCGCCTCCGACCTGGCCCAGGAGAAGTATGTGGCCGACTTCTTGCAGTGGG TGGATCCCATTGCGGCGAGGCTTAAGGAAGCCCGACTGCAGAGGGATGACTTCGAGATTCTGAAGGTGATCGGACGCGGGGCGTTCAGCGAG GTAGCGGTGGTGAAGATGAAGCAGACGGGCCAGGTGTACGCCATGAAGATCATGAATAAGTGGGACATGCTGAAGAGAGGCGAG GTGTCGTGCTTCCGCGAAGAGAGGGATGTGTTGGTGAACGGGGACCAGCGCTGGATCACGCAGCTGCATTTCGCCTTCCAGGACGAGAACTACCTG TACCTGGTCATGGAGTACTACGTGGGCGGGGACCTGCTAACGCTGCTGAGCAAGTTTGGGGAGCGGATCCCGGCCGAGATGGCACGCTTCTACCTGGCCGAGATTGTCATGGCCATAGACTCGGTACACCGGCTGGGCTACGTGCACAG GGACATCAAACCAGACAACATACTGCTGGACCGCTGCGGTCACATCCGCTTGGCGGACTTCGGCTCCTGCCTCAAGTTGCGGGCAGATGGAACG GTGCGGTCCCTGGTGGCGGTGGGCACCCCGGACTACTTGTCTCCCGAGATCCTGCAGGCCGTGGGCGGCGGGCCGGGGACTGGCAGCTACGGGCCCGAGTGTGACTGGTGGGCGCTGGGCGTGTTCGCCTATGAAATGTTCTACGGGCAGACGCCCTTCTACGCCGACTCCACGGCTGAGACCTATGGCAAGATCGTGCACTACAAG GAGCACCTGTCTCTACCGCTGGCAGATGCAGGGGTCCCTGAGGAGGCTCGCGACCTCATCCAGCAGCTGCTGTGTCCGCGGGAGATGCGCCTGGGCCGGAATGGAGCAGGCGATTTCCAGAagcatcctttcttttttggccttgaCTGGGACAGCCTCCGAGACAGCGTGCCTCCCTTTACACCAGATTTTGACGGTGCCACGGACACGTGCAACTTTGATGTGGTGGAAGACGGGCTCACTGCCATGGTGAGCGGGGGCGGG GAGACGCTGTCAGATATTGGGGAAGGCATGCCCCTGGGGGTCCACCTGCCTTTCGTGGGCTACTCCTACTCCTGCATGGCCCTCAG GGATGAGGAGATCCTGGGCTCCACGCCCATGGAACTGGAGGTCGAGCCGTTGCCTGAGCCATTGCAAGAGCCCAGCCTGGAACCCACAGTGCCTGGATCAGAGGAAACA GCTGAAGTGGCAGTTCCGGAGGCCATTCTGGAGCCTGTGGCAGAGGCCGAGGTGACGCTTCGGGAGCTCCAAGAGGCCTTGGAGGAGGAGGTGCTTAGCCGGCAGAGCTTGAGCCAGGAGCTAGAGGCCATCCGTTTGGCCAACCAGAACTTCGCCAG TCAACTCCAGGAGGCCCAGGCCCGGAACCGAGACCTGGAGGCGCACGTTCGGCAGCTGCAGGAGCGGATGGAGTTGCTTCAGGCCGAGGGAGCCGCAG ctGTCACGGGGCTCCCCAGTCCCCGGGCCATGGATCCACCTTCCCAT CTAGATGGCCCCCCGGCCGTGGCTCTGGGCCAGTGCCCGCTGGTGGGGCCAGGCCCCATGCACCGCCGCCACCTGCTGCTCCCTGCCAGG GTCCCTAGGCCTGGCCTACGGGAGGCGCGTTCCTTGCTCCTGTTCGCCGCTGCTCTGGCTGGTGCCACCGCCCTGGGCTGCACTGGGTTGGTGGCCTGCGCCGGCCATCTCGCCGCAGTCTGA
- the DMPK gene encoding myotonin-protein kinase isoform X4, producing MSAEVRLRRLQQLVLDPGFLGLEPLLDLLLGVHQELGASDLAQEKYVADFLQWVDPIAARLKEARLQRDDFEILKVIGRGAFSEVAVVKMKQTGQVYAMKIMNKWDMLKRGEVSCFREERDVLVNGDQRWITQLHFAFQDENYLYLVMEYYVGGDLLTLLSKFGERIPAEMARFYLAEIVMAIDSVHRLGYVHRDIKPDNILLDRCGHIRLADFGSCLKLRADGTVRSLVAVGTPDYLSPEILQAVGGGPGTGSYGPECDWWALGVFAYEMFYGQTPFYADSTAETYGKIVHYKEHLSLPLADAGVPEEARDLIQQLLCPREMRLGRNGAGDFQKHPFFFGLDWDSLRDSVPPFTPDFDGATDTCNFDVVEDGLTAMETLSDIGEGMPLGVHLPFVGYSYSCMALRDEEILGSTPMELEVEPLPEPLQEPSLEPTVPGSEETAEVAVPEAILEPVAEAEVTLRELQEALEEEVLSRQSLSQELEAIRLANQNFASQLQEAQARNRDLEAHVRQLQERMELLQAEGAAAVTGLPSPRAMDPPSHLDGPPAVALGQCPLVGPGPMHRRHLLLPARVPRPGLREARSLLLFAAALAGATALGCTGLVACAGHLAAV from the exons ATGTCAGCCGAGGTGCGGCTGAGGCGGCTTCAGCAGCTGGTGCTGGACCCCGGCTTCCTGGGGCTGGAGCCCCTGCTCGACCTTCTCCTGGGTGTCCACCAGGAGTTGGGCGCCTCCGACCTGGCCCAGGAGAAGTATGTGGCCGACTTCTTGCAGTGGG TGGATCCCATTGCGGCGAGGCTTAAGGAAGCCCGACTGCAGAGGGATGACTTCGAGATTCTGAAGGTGATCGGACGCGGGGCGTTCAGCGAG GTAGCGGTGGTGAAGATGAAGCAGACGGGCCAGGTGTACGCCATGAAGATCATGAATAAGTGGGACATGCTGAAGAGAGGCGAG GTGTCGTGCTTCCGCGAAGAGAGGGATGTGTTGGTGAACGGGGACCAGCGCTGGATCACGCAGCTGCATTTCGCCTTCCAGGACGAGAACTACCTG TACCTGGTCATGGAGTACTACGTGGGCGGGGACCTGCTAACGCTGCTGAGCAAGTTTGGGGAGCGGATCCCGGCCGAGATGGCACGCTTCTACCTGGCCGAGATTGTCATGGCCATAGACTCGGTACACCGGCTGGGCTACGTGCACAG GGACATCAAACCAGACAACATACTGCTGGACCGCTGCGGTCACATCCGCTTGGCGGACTTCGGCTCCTGCCTCAAGTTGCGGGCAGATGGAACG GTGCGGTCCCTGGTGGCGGTGGGCACCCCGGACTACTTGTCTCCCGAGATCCTGCAGGCCGTGGGCGGCGGGCCGGGGACTGGCAGCTACGGGCCCGAGTGTGACTGGTGGGCGCTGGGCGTGTTCGCCTATGAAATGTTCTACGGGCAGACGCCCTTCTACGCCGACTCCACGGCTGAGACCTATGGCAAGATCGTGCACTACAAG GAGCACCTGTCTCTACCGCTGGCAGATGCAGGGGTCCCTGAGGAGGCTCGCGACCTCATCCAGCAGCTGCTGTGTCCGCGGGAGATGCGCCTGGGCCGGAATGGAGCAGGCGATTTCCAGAagcatcctttcttttttggccttgaCTGGGACAGCCTCCGAGACAGCGTGCCTCCCTTTACACCAGATTTTGACGGTGCCACGGACACGTGCAACTTTGATGTGGTGGAAGACGGGCTCACTGCCATG GAGACGCTGTCAGATATTGGGGAAGGCATGCCCCTGGGGGTCCACCTGCCTTTCGTGGGCTACTCCTACTCCTGCATGGCCCTCAG GGATGAGGAGATCCTGGGCTCCACGCCCATGGAACTGGAGGTCGAGCCGTTGCCTGAGCCATTGCAAGAGCCCAGCCTGGAACCCACAGTGCCTGGATCAGAGGAAACA GCTGAAGTGGCAGTTCCGGAGGCCATTCTGGAGCCTGTGGCAGAGGCCGAGGTGACGCTTCGGGAGCTCCAAGAGGCCTTGGAGGAGGAGGTGCTTAGCCGGCAGAGCTTGAGCCAGGAGCTAGAGGCCATCCGTTTGGCCAACCAGAACTTCGCCAG TCAACTCCAGGAGGCCCAGGCCCGGAACCGAGACCTGGAGGCGCACGTTCGGCAGCTGCAGGAGCGGATGGAGTTGCTTCAGGCCGAGGGAGCCGCAG ctGTCACGGGGCTCCCCAGTCCCCGGGCCATGGATCCACCTTCCCAT CTAGATGGCCCCCCGGCCGTGGCTCTGGGCCAGTGCCCGCTGGTGGGGCCAGGCCCCATGCACCGCCGCCACCTGCTGCTCCCTGCCAGG GTCCCTAGGCCTGGCCTACGGGAGGCGCGTTCCTTGCTCCTGTTCGCCGCTGCTCTGGCTGGTGCCACCGCCCTGGGCTGCACTGGGTTGGTGGCCTGCGCCGGCCATCTCGCCGCAGTCTGA
- the DMPK gene encoding myotonin-protein kinase isoform X5, with protein sequence MSAEVRLRRLQQLVLDPGFLGLEPLLDLLLGVHQELGASDLAQEKYVADFLQWVDPIAARLKEARLQRDDFEILKVIGRGAFSEVAVVKMKQTGQVYAMKIMNKWDMLKRGEVSCFREERDVLVNGDQRWITQLHFAFQDENYLYLVMEYYVGGDLLTLLSKFGERIPAEMARFYLAEIVMAIDSVHRLGYVHRDIKPDNILLDRCGHIRLADFGSCLKLRADGTVRSLVAVGTPDYLSPEILQAVGGGPGTGSYGPECDWWALGVFAYEMFYGQTPFYADSTAETYGKIVHYKEHLSLPLADAGVPEEARDLIQQLLCPREMRLGRNGAGDFQKHPFFFGLDWDSLRDSVPPFTPDFDGATDTCNFDVVEDGLTAMVSGGGETLSDIGEGMPLGVHLPFVGYSYSCMALRDEEILGSTPMELEVEPLPEPLQEPSLEPTVPGSEETAEVAVPEAILEPVAEAEVTLRELQEALEEEVLSRQSLSQELEAIRLANQNFASQLQEAQARNRDLEAHVRQLQERMELLQAEGAAGP encoded by the exons ATGTCAGCCGAGGTGCGGCTGAGGCGGCTTCAGCAGCTGGTGCTGGACCCCGGCTTCCTGGGGCTGGAGCCCCTGCTCGACCTTCTCCTGGGTGTCCACCAGGAGTTGGGCGCCTCCGACCTGGCCCAGGAGAAGTATGTGGCCGACTTCTTGCAGTGGG TGGATCCCATTGCGGCGAGGCTTAAGGAAGCCCGACTGCAGAGGGATGACTTCGAGATTCTGAAGGTGATCGGACGCGGGGCGTTCAGCGAG GTAGCGGTGGTGAAGATGAAGCAGACGGGCCAGGTGTACGCCATGAAGATCATGAATAAGTGGGACATGCTGAAGAGAGGCGAG GTGTCGTGCTTCCGCGAAGAGAGGGATGTGTTGGTGAACGGGGACCAGCGCTGGATCACGCAGCTGCATTTCGCCTTCCAGGACGAGAACTACCTG TACCTGGTCATGGAGTACTACGTGGGCGGGGACCTGCTAACGCTGCTGAGCAAGTTTGGGGAGCGGATCCCGGCCGAGATGGCACGCTTCTACCTGGCCGAGATTGTCATGGCCATAGACTCGGTACACCGGCTGGGCTACGTGCACAG GGACATCAAACCAGACAACATACTGCTGGACCGCTGCGGTCACATCCGCTTGGCGGACTTCGGCTCCTGCCTCAAGTTGCGGGCAGATGGAACG GTGCGGTCCCTGGTGGCGGTGGGCACCCCGGACTACTTGTCTCCCGAGATCCTGCAGGCCGTGGGCGGCGGGCCGGGGACTGGCAGCTACGGGCCCGAGTGTGACTGGTGGGCGCTGGGCGTGTTCGCCTATGAAATGTTCTACGGGCAGACGCCCTTCTACGCCGACTCCACGGCTGAGACCTATGGCAAGATCGTGCACTACAAG GAGCACCTGTCTCTACCGCTGGCAGATGCAGGGGTCCCTGAGGAGGCTCGCGACCTCATCCAGCAGCTGCTGTGTCCGCGGGAGATGCGCCTGGGCCGGAATGGAGCAGGCGATTTCCAGAagcatcctttcttttttggccttgaCTGGGACAGCCTCCGAGACAGCGTGCCTCCCTTTACACCAGATTTTGACGGTGCCACGGACACGTGCAACTTTGATGTGGTGGAAGACGGGCTCACTGCCATGGTGAGCGGGGGCGGG GAGACGCTGTCAGATATTGGGGAAGGCATGCCCCTGGGGGTCCACCTGCCTTTCGTGGGCTACTCCTACTCCTGCATGGCCCTCAG GGATGAGGAGATCCTGGGCTCCACGCCCATGGAACTGGAGGTCGAGCCGTTGCCTGAGCCATTGCAAGAGCCCAGCCTGGAACCCACAGTGCCTGGATCAGAGGAAACA GCTGAAGTGGCAGTTCCGGAGGCCATTCTGGAGCCTGTGGCAGAGGCCGAGGTGACGCTTCGGGAGCTCCAAGAGGCCTTGGAGGAGGAGGTGCTTAGCCGGCAGAGCTTGAGCCAGGAGCTAGAGGCCATCCGTTTGGCCAACCAGAACTTCGCCAG TCAACTCCAGGAGGCCCAGGCCCGGAACCGAGACCTGGAGGCGCACGTTCGGCAGCTGCAGGAGCGGATGGAGTTGCTTCAGGCCGAGGGAGCCGCAG GTCCCTAG